Proteins encoded by one window of Chryseobacterium foetidum:
- a CDS encoding lacto-N-biose phosphorylase central domain-containing protein, protein MTKNIIKTIALGTLLTFSFSNAQQKPKVVLDNFFNNEKKENKETKALESWHYTWNDTSNGGFSLLGEIFQKQGAEIGTLTTAPSKKDLKNANIYIIVDADIDKEAYGGKANLIDPTSIKNLKEWVKKGGVLVLMSNDKGNSEFEHFNKLAGEFGIYFNEDSYNRVQKREFEQGKVMVPAGNEIFSEQKLYMKEVATVSVKSPAKELLSAEGKNIAAIAKFGKGTVFALGDPWCYNEYIDGKKLPADFTNYQGTEEWVKWLLKQTSKK, encoded by the coding sequence ATGACTAAAAATATCATAAAAACAATCGCTTTAGGAACTTTGCTGACCTTCAGTTTTTCCAATGCCCAGCAGAAACCGAAAGTCGTTTTAGACAACTTTTTCAACAACGAAAAAAAGGAAAATAAAGAAACCAAAGCTCTGGAATCGTGGCATTACACGTGGAACGACACTTCCAACGGCGGATTCTCTTTGCTGGGAGAAATCTTCCAGAAACAAGGCGCAGAAATCGGCACTTTAACTACAGCTCCTTCAAAAAAAGATTTGAAAAACGCCAATATTTACATCATCGTCGATGCTGATATCGACAAAGAAGCGTACGGTGGAAAAGCCAATCTGATTGACCCGACCAGCATCAAAAACCTGAAAGAATGGGTGAAAAAAGGTGGCGTTTTGGTTTTGATGAGCAACGATAAAGGAAATTCTGAGTTTGAACATTTCAACAAACTTGCCGGAGAATTTGGCATTTATTTCAATGAAGACAGTTACAACCGCGTTCAGAAAAGAGAATTTGAGCAGGGAAAAGTGATGGTTCCGGCAGGCAATGAAATTTTCTCCGAACAGAAATTATATATGAAAGAAGTGGCGACGGTTTCCGTGAAAAGTCCGGCGAAAGAATTGCTGTCTGCGGAAGGCAAAAACATTGCAGCTATTGCGAAATTCGGCAAAGGAACTGTTTTCGCATTAGGCGACCCATGGTGCTACAACGAGTACATCGACGGCAAAAAACTTCCCGCAGATTTCACAAATTATCAAGGAACTGAAGAGTGGGTAAAGTGGCTTTTGAAGCAAACTTCGAAGAAATAA